Proteins encoded together in one Marinobacter salsuginis window:
- the astD gene encoding succinylglutamate-semialdehyde dehydrogenase: MAKLTGELFIDGLWLQGHGPIFESVQPVTGETIWDGESANLEDVDAAVREARNAFVKWQRKSFAERQAVVEAFGELLEAHKEELAHQIGLETGKPLWESRTEVAAMIGKIGISVRAYNDRTGTSESDVAGGHAVLRHRPHGVVAVFGPYNFPGHLPNGHIVPALLAGNTVVFKPSELTPGVAELTVKLWEKAGIPDGVVNLVQGDSSTGKSLANHPGIDGLFFTGSSTVGHLLHKQFGGQPEKILALEMGGNNPLIVQDVADVDGAVHHALQSAFLSAGQRCTCARRLLVPKGKKGDAFLDRLVEVSARIKVGEFDADPQPFMGSVISAEAADKLLAAQASLLEKGGKSLLEMKSLKSGTGLLSPGIIDATGLDVTDEEFFGPLLMVYRYKSFDDALELANDTSYGLSAGILTDDRKLYERLVEEVRAGIVNWNRPLTGASSAAPFGGVGASGNHRPSAYYAADYCAWPMASLEAGKSELPESLAPGLNFD; encoded by the coding sequence ATGGCAAAGCTGACAGGTGAACTGTTTATCGACGGGCTCTGGCTGCAGGGCCATGGGCCGATATTCGAATCTGTCCAGCCGGTGACCGGTGAGACAATCTGGGATGGTGAAAGCGCCAACCTTGAAGATGTGGATGCGGCCGTTCGCGAGGCCCGGAATGCCTTTGTGAAGTGGCAGCGCAAAAGCTTTGCCGAACGTCAGGCCGTGGTTGAAGCCTTTGGTGAGTTGCTGGAAGCTCACAAGGAAGAGCTGGCTCATCAGATCGGGCTGGAAACCGGCAAACCCCTGTGGGAGTCACGCACCGAAGTGGCGGCAATGATCGGCAAGATCGGCATTTCGGTGAGAGCCTACAACGACCGCACTGGCACATCCGAATCCGATGTTGCGGGTGGGCACGCGGTGCTCAGACACCGGCCCCATGGTGTTGTTGCGGTATTTGGCCCCTATAACTTTCCGGGGCACCTGCCGAACGGCCACATTGTGCCCGCTCTGCTGGCCGGTAACACGGTGGTGTTCAAACCGAGCGAGCTGACCCCCGGTGTCGCCGAACTAACGGTGAAACTCTGGGAGAAGGCTGGCATTCCGGATGGAGTGGTCAACCTCGTGCAGGGTGACTCGTCGACTGGCAAGTCCCTGGCCAATCATCCCGGAATCGATGGCCTGTTTTTTACCGGCAGTTCAACCGTTGGCCATCTTCTGCACAAGCAATTCGGTGGCCAGCCGGAGAAAATCCTGGCCCTGGAAATGGGCGGCAACAACCCGCTGATCGTGCAGGACGTGGCCGATGTGGATGGCGCCGTGCATCACGCCCTGCAGTCGGCATTCCTGTCGGCCGGCCAGCGTTGCACCTGTGCACGGCGACTGCTGGTGCCCAAGGGCAAGAAAGGCGACGCGTTCCTCGACCGGCTGGTGGAAGTCTCCGCACGGATCAAGGTTGGTGAATTCGATGCCGATCCGCAGCCATTCATGGGATCGGTCATTTCCGCGGAAGCCGCTGACAAGCTCCTGGCGGCCCAGGCCAGCCTGCTTGAAAAGGGGGGCAAATCCCTGCTGGAAATGAAATCCCTGAAATCGGGAACCGGCCTGTTGTCCCCGGGTATCATTGATGCCACCGGGCTCGACGTCACCGATGAGGAATTCTTCGGGCCGTTGCTGATGGTGTATCGCTACAAAAGCTTTGACGACGCCCTGGAGCTGGCCAATGACACGAGCTACGGGCTCTCCGCAGGTATCCTGACAGATGACCGGAAACTCTATGAACGGCTGGTGGAGGAAGTGCGTGCCGGCATTGTGAACTGGAACCGGCCACTGACCGGCGCCAGCAGTGCCGCGCCCTTTGGTGGTGTCGGCGCTAGCGGTAACCATCGCCCGAGCGCCTACTATGCCGCCGACTACTGCGCCTGGCCCATGGCGTCTCTGGAGGCCGGCAAGAGTGAGTTGCCAGAGTCTCTGGCACCCGGCCTCAATTTCGATTAA